From Acidobacteriota bacterium, a single genomic window includes:
- a CDS encoding PBP1A family penicillin-binding protein, with translation MAREKKIVENEIKSVETKRRGFWRFFWFPAAVILALAAGGLTGILTSYYLNNSRYSVEVSALATYRPPQVTTIYADDGETVLAEFAIEKRIPIKESDIPQNVEDALIAIEDYRFYNHIGIDPYRIGGAIIKNVTSGKTEGASTITQQLAKNLFLYKDQTYTRKINEWMVALQIERFYTKRQILEMYMNYVFLGAGSYGFEAGSRTYFGKSLKELSLEEAALLAAIPKSPEYSPTRNSAKAKERRNIVLDQMIKYFPERYTQAQIDAAKAKDVELAPTAYYQNQPKSTAWDYPIEEVRKYLEEKYTTRVAQGGLKVYTTINVEAQKLATKAVREGLRRYDRGRGWRSEYVNILVDENDAPLTDEKEIERKLTNYKHPDWFGDEFDEGEYIKGLITKIDRTRDEATVRFGKYTATVTRSEMGRAGKGPNAEFKPGYLAEFEVKAVDNAKKSLKVELNQIPEVQAAIVSLNSKTGEIVALVGGYDFQSSKFNNATQGLRQTGSAYKPFIYTAAVENGMTPDSTVSGAPIKRGGWSPGNYDGSKSHPNVPMKIALAKSYNIAAVHLLDQVGIQTGAQMVRRFGITNPMAPSLPSALGASEASLLEMVSAYSAFPNKGIRVQPHLIRKVYSRDGSLLEEWDNKSFKVTSEYVALTMVDMMRGVTRGGGTAPGANASGHQLAGKTGTVNDQTDVWFIGYTPTYVTGVWMGNPERKENLGAGMTGGHGALPYFNAFMIPFMKDKKRDSFPNVPPMPSEIKREAERLKRDQQEMLERADMDGKKLGATTSTKLGKTGDETTTSTTDGSTTTTKPANGGEPSGNDRPPRPVNTPRVESPRPSQPTPRPDVPEGSKRKGKKGDGK, from the coding sequence ATGGCAAGAGAAAAGAAAATCGTTGAGAACGAGATCAAATCGGTCGAAACAAAACGACGCGGCTTCTGGAGGTTTTTCTGGTTTCCGGCGGCAGTAATCCTGGCGCTGGCGGCGGGCGGTTTGACCGGCATTCTCACGTCGTATTACCTGAATAACTCGCGTTATTCGGTCGAAGTCTCCGCGCTCGCGACGTATCGACCGCCGCAGGTGACGACGATCTATGCCGATGACGGTGAAACGGTTCTCGCCGAGTTCGCGATCGAAAAACGCATCCCGATCAAGGAGTCGGATATTCCTCAGAACGTCGAGGACGCGCTCATCGCGATCGAAGATTACCGCTTTTACAATCACATCGGAATCGACCCGTACCGCATCGGCGGCGCGATCATCAAAAACGTCACGTCGGGAAAGACCGAAGGCGCGTCGACGATCACGCAACAGCTCGCGAAGAATCTCTTTCTTTACAAGGATCAGACCTATACCCGCAAGATCAACGAATGGATGGTCGCGCTTCAGATCGAGCGCTTTTACACAAAGCGCCAGATCCTCGAGATGTATATGAACTACGTCTTTCTGGGCGCCGGTTCTTATGGGTTTGAGGCAGGTTCGCGAACCTATTTCGGCAAATCGCTCAAGGAACTGAGCCTTGAGGAAGCGGCGTTGCTGGCGGCTATCCCGAAGTCTCCCGAGTATTCACCGACCCGAAATTCCGCCAAGGCCAAAGAACGGCGCAACATCGTGCTTGATCAGATGATCAAGTATTTTCCGGAGCGTTACACTCAAGCCCAGATCGATGCCGCCAAAGCGAAAGATGTCGAGTTGGCGCCGACTGCGTATTACCAGAATCAACCGAAATCGACGGCCTGGGACTATCCGATCGAAGAAGTACGGAAGTATCTCGAAGAAAAGTACACGACGCGCGTCGCGCAGGGCGGCTTAAAGGTCTACACGACCATCAACGTCGAAGCTCAGAAGCTTGCGACCAAAGCGGTTCGCGAGGGACTGCGACGTTACGATCGGGGCCGCGGATGGAGATCGGAGTACGTCAACATTTTGGTTGACGAAAACGACGCCCCGCTGACCGACGAAAAGGAAATCGAACGTAAACTGACAAACTACAAACATCCGGACTGGTTCGGCGATGAGTTCGATGAGGGTGAGTACATCAAAGGACTTATTACAAAGATCGACCGAACACGCGATGAGGCGACGGTCCGCTTCGGAAAATATACGGCGACCGTCACTCGCTCCGAAATGGGTCGCGCCGGCAAAGGACCGAATGCGGAGTTCAAGCCCGGATATCTTGCAGAGTTTGAAGTCAAAGCGGTCGATAACGCGAAAAAATCGCTCAAGGTCGAACTAAACCAGATTCCGGAAGTTCAGGCGGCAATCGTGTCGCTCAACTCAAAAACCGGGGAAATAGTCGCTCTCGTCGGTGGCTACGACTTTCAGTCCAGCAAGTTCAACAACGCGACGCAGGGACTGCGTCAAACCGGTTCGGCTTACAAGCCTTTCATTTACACGGCGGCGGTTGAAAACGGAATGACGCCGGATTCGACCGTCAGCGGGGCTCCGATAAAACGCGGCGGTTGGTCGCCCGGAAACTATGACGGATCAAAGAGCCATCCGAACGTTCCGATGAAGATCGCGCTCGCAAAATCGTACAACATTGCGGCGGTCCACCTTCTCGACCAGGTCGGCATCCAGACCGGGGCGCAGATGGTACGCCGGTTCGGCATCACCAACCCGATGGCTCCGAGTTTGCCGTCCGCCCTCGGCGCATCCGAGGCGTCGCTGCTCGAAATGGTTTCGGCGTATTCGGCTTTCCCGAACAAAGGAATTCGGGTTCAACCGCATTTGATCCGAAAGGTATACAGCCGTGACGGAAGCTTGCTCGAAGAATGGGACAACAAGTCGTTCAAAGTGACCAGCGAATACGTTGCGCTGACGATGGTCGATATGATGCGCGGCGTGACGCGTGGCGGCGGAACCGCGCCGGGCGCCAACGCGTCGGGGCATCAGTTGGCGGGAAAAACCGGCACGGTCAACGATCAAACGGACGTTTGGTTCATCGGCTACACGCCGACATACGTTACCGGGGTGTGGATGGGAAACCCTGAACGAAAAGAGAATCTCGGTGCCGGAATGACGGGCGGACATGGTGCGTTGCCTTACTTTAACGCGTTTATGATCCCGTTTATGAAGGACAAGAAACGCGATTCTTTCCCGAATGTTCCGCCGATGCCTTCCGAGATCAAGCGCGAAGCGGAGCGTCTGAAACGAGACCAACAGGAAATGCTTGAACGCGCAGATATGGACGGCAAGAAACTCGGAGCGACAACCAGCACGAAACTCGGGAAGACGGGCGACGAAACGACCACATCGACGACCGATGGTTCAACGACGACCACCAAACCCGCGAACGGCGGCGAACCGAGCGGCAACGATCGTCCGCCCCGCCCCGTGAACACGCCTCGAGTCGAATCGCCGCGCCCAAGTCAGCCGACCCCGCGGCCCGACGTCCCCGAAGGCTCAAAACGTAAAGGCAAGAAAGGCGACGGGAAGTAG
- a CDS encoding esterase family protein has protein sequence MRRETTSWFSHNLGMDMPLVSYGHAGQPLLMFPTAAADYLEYERFYLIDAIKYFIDNGLIRAYSINSVNKYSLLNRESHPGWKVEMLSRYDRYLTEEVLPLIRNECGPDARPLTTGASLGAYLAANTYFKHSDLYRGTIAMSGSYDIHNYLEKYYDDNVYFNNPMMYLKNLNDNYHLPRLRQADSIVIVTGQGNYEAPDRSRDLSRILSSKGIPHLLEVWGHDVAHDWVWWRKMLPHFLGRFVG, from the coding sequence ATGAGACGTGAAACAACTTCGTGGTTCAGCCACAATCTTGGAATGGATATGCCGCTCGTGTCGTACGGGCACGCGGGACAACCGCTTTTGATGTTCCCGACGGCCGCGGCGGACTATCTTGAATACGAACGATTTTATCTGATCGACGCGATCAAGTATTTTATCGACAACGGTCTGATCCGCGCCTACTCGATCAATTCGGTCAACAAGTACAGTCTCCTCAATCGCGAATCGCATCCAGGTTGGAAGGTCGAGATGCTCTCGCGTTACGACCGGTATCTGACCGAAGAGGTTCTGCCGCTGATCCGCAACGAATGCGGCCCGGACGCGCGTCCTCTGACGACCGGAGCAAGCCTCGGCGCATATCTCGCGGCGAACACTTATTTCAAACATTCCGATCTTTACCGCGGTACGATCGCGATGAGCGGAAGTTATGACATCCACAATTATCTGGAGAAGTATTACGACGACAACGTTTACTTCAACAACCCGATGATGTATTTGAAGAACCTGAACGACAACTACCATCTGCCGCGCCTCCGGCAAGCTGATTCGATAGTTATCGTGACCGGACAGGGGAATTACGAAGCCCCCGACCGCAGCCGCGATCTTTCGCGCATCTTGTCCTCAAAAGGAATTCCGCATCTTCTCGAGGTCTGGGGTCACGATGTCGCCCACGATTGGGTCTGGTGGCGCAAGATGCTGCCGCACTTCCTCGGCCGCTTTGTCGGATAA
- the lipB gene encoding lipoyl(octanoyl) transferase LipB, with protein MPKRVLEVRRLGRFAYAEALELQRELESKVIADRSRDYLLLLEHPHVFTIGRRAKENGVLASPEILKVIGAEVFEINRGGKVTYHGLGQLVGYPIINLSSLNEDVHLYVRNLEEVLLRTLADYGIEGFRIEGLTGVHTKEGKVAAIGVHLKRWVTTHGFALNVNTDLSYFNWIIACEGEPVTSMERLLGREVALPEVEDRIVEHFCQVFEFDSLTSPTMTSKIV; from the coding sequence ATGCCGAAAAGGGTTTTAGAGGTTCGCCGTCTTGGTCGATTCGCTTACGCGGAGGCGCTCGAATTGCAGCGAGAGCTTGAGTCGAAGGTCATCGCCGACCGTTCGCGGGATTATCTTCTCTTGCTTGAGCATCCACACGTTTTTACGATCGGCCGCCGCGCGAAAGAAAACGGGGTGCTCGCAAGCCCAGAGATCTTGAAGGTGATCGGTGCCGAGGTTTTCGAGATCAACCGCGGCGGCAAAGTAACGTATCACGGTCTCGGTCAGCTTGTCGGATATCCGATCATCAATCTCAGCTCGTTGAACGAAGACGTTCACTTGTATGTCCGAAACCTCGAAGAAGTGCTGCTTCGGACGCTCGCCGATTATGGCATTGAGGGCTTTCGGATCGAAGGATTGACGGGCGTCCACACGAAAGAGGGCAAGGTCGCGGCGATCGGCGTCCATCTCAAACGCTGGGTTACGACGCACGGTTTCGCGCTGAATGTGAATACCGATCTCAGCTACTTCAACTGGATAATCGCCTGCGAGGGCGAGCCGGTGACTTCGATGGAGAGACTGTTGGGGCGCGAGGTTGCGCTCCCGGAGGTCGAGGATCGGATCGTCGAGCATTTTTGTCAGGTTTTTGAATTCGACTCGCTGACCTCGCCAACGATGACAAGCAAAATAGTGTAG
- a CDS encoding TlpA family protein disulfide reductase, which produces MKTFLFTAIVLMTSVFAHAQGEQTPIVEKEFEYKNWTFKKIDGGGEIDLRKFVAGKKLVLVVYFAPWCGNWRFEAPIVQRLYEKYKADGFEVIGVGEYDTVEAVKGDIAFKKLTFPVVYESDSRESKMKTTHYEYRKKVGDNRNWGSPFNVFLIPADLIKDGDTIARKLKVAAGELIETEAEAFIREKLGMPKVEKTNEAATKKPAEVCDPNATVLKKPVM; this is translated from the coding sequence ATGAAAACTTTTCTTTTTACCGCAATTGTTCTGATGACTTCCGTTTTCGCGCACGCGCAGGGCGAACAGACGCCGATCGTCGAGAAGGAATTCGAATACAAAAACTGGACGTTCAAGAAGATCGACGGCGGCGGCGAGATCGATCTGCGTAAGTTCGTCGCCGGGAAAAAGCTGGTCCTCGTCGTCTATTTCGCTCCGTGGTGCGGCAATTGGCGATTCGAAGCCCCGATCGTCCAGCGCCTCTACGAAAAATACAAAGCGGACGGTTTCGAGGTCATCGGCGTTGGCGAATACGATACGGTCGAAGCGGTCAAAGGCGACATCGCTTTCAAAAAGCTGACATTTCCGGTCGTTTACGAATCGGACTCGCGCGAATCGAAGATGAAGACCACGCATTACGAATACCGCAAAAAGGTCGGCGACAATCGCAACTGGGGCTCGCCCTTCAACGTCTTTCTGATTCCCGCGGATCTGATCAAGGACGGCGACACGATCGCGAGAAAACTCAAGGTGGCCGCCGGCGAACTGATCGAAACCGAAGCTGAAGCGTTCATACGTGAAAAACTAGGTATGCCGAAAGTGGAAAAGACGAACGAAGCGGCGACAAAGAAACCTGCCGAAGTCTGCGATCCGAACGCGACCGTTTTGAAGAAGCCGGTGATGTAG
- a CDS encoding NAD(P)H-quinone oxidoreductase: protein MKAVFINEFGGAENLEFRVVDDPSPPAAGKVLVSVKAAALNRADLLQRQGFYPAPAGYPERIPGLEFAGVIAEIGADVTDFKAGDRVFGITAGGAQAEFLLIDQTHLAKIPANLNLVEAAAVPEAFITAHDAVFTQAKLQPGETLLIHAVGSGVGLAALQLAKARNATVFGTSRTPEKLERCREFGLDGAFSTADFAENLRGKANVILDLVGAGVFARNLECLALKGRLILVGLVGGRKTEFDLGLALTKRLTIIGTVLRSRSAAEKAAATSEFIEKVAPLLVAGTVRPNLDRVFPAEEVSDAHRYLESNQSFGKVVLEF from the coding sequence GTGAAGGCAGTATTCATCAACGAATTTGGCGGCGCCGAAAATCTTGAGTTTCGTGTTGTCGACGATCCCTCGCCGCCGGCAGCCGGCAAAGTCCTGGTTTCGGTTAAGGCTGCGGCATTGAATCGGGCGGACCTGCTCCAGCGGCAGGGATTTTATCCGGCGCCGGCGGGTTATCCCGAACGAATTCCGGGACTTGAATTCGCCGGCGTCATCGCCGAAATCGGGGCCGACGTGACGGACTTCAAAGCCGGTGACCGCGTCTTCGGCATCACCGCCGGCGGCGCCCAAGCGGAATTTCTGTTGATCGATCAGACGCATCTCGCGAAAATCCCGGCAAATTTGAACTTGGTTGAAGCGGCAGCCGTTCCCGAAGCGTTTATCACAGCGCACGATGCGGTCTTCACGCAGGCCAAATTGCAGCCGGGCGAGACTCTGCTGATTCACGCCGTCGGTTCCGGAGTCGGACTGGCCGCGCTTCAGCTGGCAAAGGCGCGCAACGCAACCGTTTTCGGGACCTCGCGAACGCCGGAAAAACTTGAAAGGTGCCGGGAATTCGGACTGGACGGCGCGTTTTCGACCGCGGATTTTGCCGAAAACCTGCGTGGCAAAGCCAACGTCATTCTCGACCTGGTCGGCGCCGGCGTTTTTGCCCGAAACCTCGAATGTCTCGCATTGAAAGGGCGTTTGATCTTGGTCGGACTCGTCGGCGGGCGAAAAACGGAATTCGATCTCGGACTCGCGTTGACCAAGCGACTGACTATCATCGGAACGGTTTTGCGGTCTCGATCAGCCGCGGAAAAGGCCGCCGCGACGTCAGAATTCATCGAAAAGGTCGCCCCGCTGCTCGTTGCCGGAACCGTCAGGCCGAACCTCGACCGTGTCTTCCCTGCGGAAGAGGTTTCGGACGCGCACCGGTATCTTGAATCAAATCAAAGCTTTGGAAAGGTCGTTCTGGAGTTCTAG
- a CDS encoding SDR family oxidoreductase: MSFAETIFMTGFPGFIAGRLVERLATPETQFFLLVQPAFVDKAKQDVDRIASKMGVALENFVLFEGDITAENLGISGEDLEIVQRETTDVFHLAAIYDLAVKKEPAFRVNVDGTKHVNDLVRSLPNLRRYNYISTCYVAGKRRGEILESELAHDAGFRNYYEETKYLAELEVESLKEELPVTVFRPSVVVGDSKTGETAKYDGIYYVIFYYKKAASLLRFVNVGNKNVRLNLVPVDFVVEGIAALSKDPKAIGKTIALADPNPLSTAGICDSIAEALTGKKTVMTPPASLIEWSLNLSISPAITGLPHYGVPYFFLEQTYDTRESEALLAAHGVRCPGFGEYARNLVKFTDEHPKLD, from the coding sequence ATGAGTTTCGCGGAAACGATATTTATGACGGGATTCCCCGGTTTCATCGCCGGAAGACTCGTTGAGCGTCTTGCAACGCCTGAAACGCAGTTTTTTCTGCTTGTTCAGCCGGCCTTCGTTGACAAGGCAAAACAGGATGTCGACCGCATCGCCTCGAAAATGGGCGTCGCGCTTGAGAACTTCGTTCTTTTTGAAGGCGACATCACGGCCGAGAACCTGGGAATCTCCGGCGAAGATCTCGAAATCGTCCAGAGGGAAACGACGGATGTCTTTCATCTCGCGGCGATCTACGATCTTGCGGTCAAGAAAGAACCGGCGTTTCGAGTGAACGTCGACGGCACGAAGCACGTCAACGACCTTGTGCGCTCGCTTCCTAATCTTCGCCGGTATAACTACATTTCTACGTGCTACGTTGCAGGCAAGCGACGCGGAGAGATCCTTGAATCCGAACTTGCTCACGATGCCGGATTCAGAAACTACTACGAAGAAACCAAATACCTTGCCGAACTCGAAGTCGAAAGTTTGAAAGAAGAACTTCCGGTGACTGTTTTTCGGCCATCGGTCGTCGTCGGAGACTCAAAGACCGGTGAGACCGCCAAGTACGACGGGATCTATTACGTCATCTTCTACTACAAAAAGGCGGCGTCGTTGCTGCGGTTCGTGAATGTCGGTAACAAGAACGTCAGACTCAACCTTGTGCCGGTAGATTTCGTTGTCGAGGGAATCGCGGCGCTGTCCAAGGATCCGAAGGCGATCGGGAAGACGATCGCGCTTGCCGATCCGAATCCGCTATCGACCGCTGGGATCTGCGACTCGATCGCCGAAGCGCTGACCGGAAAGAAGACGGTTATGACACCGCCCGCATCGTTGATCGAATGGTCGCTCAATCTCAGCATTTCGCCGGCGATCACCGGACTTCCCCATTACGGCGTGCCGTATTTCTTTCTTGAGCAAACATACGATACGCGCGAGTCCGAAGCGTTGCTCGCCGCCCACGGCGTGCGTTGCCCCGGTTTTGGAGAGTACGCCCGCAACCTCGTCAAGTTCACCGACGAGCATCCGAAACTCGACTAG
- a CDS encoding VWA domain-containing protein, whose product MLLQIPKLAILLIALAVSFASSAGAQSGRFVERPTPTPTPVATPTPPDDQNLRVETEEIKVNISAFDERGRFYAGVGNDDVVISEDNVLHQPTSIRRMPASVLILLDTGGEDRVAKDYKTTRNTAKMLIENLAPDDSVALLEVNDAARIIAEWTNDKKQLYTVLDKELKFGKQSKFVEALQLAVDFFQKSGSENCHLVLITDGLDSSTTDAERNAAILRVLTTDINVHVFSYTRLELDVVKERKSSMVRRGGAPRTQLPPGADIPVNGTTKTYPTVTINTDREMMKKIKQRGEQLEKSEKALNELSENTNGIFFLPVSIDEMLSKTAYLARNIDAQYVVTYTPKRPLAQAGAGEVRVITITSKRSGLEILGRRKLAIIKNP is encoded by the coding sequence ATGCTTTTGCAAATTCCAAAACTGGCGATTCTATTGATTGCGCTTGCGGTGTCTTTCGCTTCGAGCGCAGGTGCGCAGTCGGGTCGATTCGTGGAGCGTCCGACACCGACGCCGACGCCCGTTGCGACGCCGACACCGCCGGACGACCAAAACCTGCGTGTTGAAACTGAAGAGATCAAGGTCAACATTTCTGCGTTTGACGAACGCGGCCGATTTTACGCCGGAGTCGGGAACGACGACGTCGTGATCAGCGAAGACAACGTCCTTCATCAGCCGACCAGCATTCGCCGAATGCCGGCTAGCGTTTTGATTCTGCTCGACACCGGTGGCGAGGACCGCGTCGCCAAAGACTACAAAACGACGCGCAACACCGCCAAAATGTTGATCGAGAATCTTGCGCCCGACGATTCGGTGGCCCTGCTCGAAGTCAACGACGCGGCGCGGATAATCGCCGAATGGACAAACGACAAGAAGCAACTTTATACGGTACTCGATAAGGAACTCAAATTCGGCAAACAGTCGAAATTCGTCGAAGCGCTGCAACTCGCGGTCGATTTTTTCCAGAAGTCGGGGTCGGAAAACTGCCACCTCGTTTTGATAACGGACGGCCTCGACAGTTCAACCACCGACGCCGAGCGCAACGCCGCCATCCTTCGTGTCCTGACGACCGACATCAACGTTCACGTCTTCAGTTACACCCGCCTCGAACTCGATGTCGTCAAGGAACGCAAGAGTTCAATGGTCCGCCGCGGCGGCGCGCCGCGAACCCAGCTGCCGCCGGGGGCAGACATCCCTGTCAACGGAACGACAAAAACTTACCCGACGGTGACGATCAACACCGACCGCGAGATGATGAAAAAGATCAAACAGCGCGGCGAGCAGCTCGAAAAGAGCGAAAAGGCTCTGAACGAGCTTTCGGAAAACACGAACGGAATTTTCTTTTTGCCGGTCTCGATCGACGAAATGCTCTCCAAAACCGCATACCTTGCTCGCAACATCGACGCGCAATATGTGGTCACATACACGCCAAAACGTCCGCTCGCCCAGGCTGGCGCCGGAGAGGTCCGCGTCATCACCATCACGTCGAAGCGAAGCGGTCTTGAAATCCTCGGACGCCGCAAGTTGGCTATCATCAAAAATCCCTGA
- a CDS encoding transcriptional repressor, which translates to MIEMIMVMNIQELGLTKQREVVLQVIRDADEHLTANDVFERSKGLLPTISFATVYNSLRFLKDAGHIAEIQFGNGASRFDKKITRHDHAICNKCGKLVDLDLDFPSDLVRTAAEASHFKPESLEFTLRGICPDCVLAS; encoded by the coding sequence TTGATCGAAATGATTATGGTAATGAACATCCAAGAGTTAGGTTTGACCAAACAACGCGAAGTTGTTTTGCAGGTTATTCGCGACGCTGACGAGCATTTGACGGCGAACGATGTTTTCGAGCGTTCGAAGGGGCTTTTGCCGACGATCAGTTTCGCGACTGTTTACAACTCGCTGCGGTTTTTGAAGGACGCGGGGCATATCGCGGAAATACAGTTTGGAAACGGCGCAAGCCGGTTCGACAAAAAGATCACGAGGCACGATCACGCGATCTGCAACAAATGCGGAAAGCTCGTCGACCTCGATCTCGATTTTCCATCGGACCTTGTCCGGACTGCGGCGGAGGCTTCGCATTTCAAGCCGGAATCTTTGGAGTTCACGCTCCGCGGGATTTGTCCCGACTGCGTTCTTGCTTCATAG
- a CDS encoding peroxiredoxin, which yields MSSATGTATENVNEVAFAKVGKPAPDFNLPSTKNLETLKENVKLSDYKGKWLILMFYPLDFTFVCPTELTAFSDRLDEINGVGAEVIGISTDSVHSHRAWIKTPRDQNGIEGLRYPLASDVAGRLAAKYNILVEEANIALRGLFIINPDGVLQYSVVHDLNIGRSVDETLRVLQGLQTGGLCAANWSPGQANLKV from the coding sequence ATGTCATCAGCAACTGGTACTGCAACGGAAAATGTAAATGAAGTGGCGTTTGCCAAAGTCGGAAAGCCGGCGCCGGATTTCAATCTGCCGTCGACGAAGAACCTCGAAACGTTGAAGGAAAACGTCAAGCTTTCGGATTACAAGGGGAAATGGTTGATCCTGATGTTTTATCCGCTTGATTTCACCTTCGTGTGTCCGACCGAACTGACGGCGTTCTCGGATCGCCTCGATGAGATCAACGGCGTCGGCGCCGAAGTCATCGGCATCTCGACGGACTCGGTCCACTCGCACCGCGCCTGGATCAAGACGCCGCGCGACCAGAACGGTATCGAGGGACTTCGTTATCCGCTCGCATCGGACGTCGCCGGCCGCCTCGCCGCGAAGTACAACATTCTCGTCGAAGAAGCGAATATCGCGCTTCGCGGACTGTTCATCATCAATCCGGACGGCGTTCTTCAGTATTCGGTCGTTCACGATCTGAACATCGGACGCTCGGTCGACGAAACGCTCCGCGTTCTGCAGGGTCTTCAGACGGGCGGACTGTGCGCCGCCAACTGGTCGCCGGGACAAGCGAATTTGAAAGTCTGA
- a CDS encoding TlpA family protein disulfide reductase, with translation MPMRIGDALPNFEGATDWIGGTQSDAEILVNGQPTLVYFWATSCGICKENMPKLKELKAKYADNGLRAVAIHMPRYEADTNLETVKSTIAEHSIDDICAVDNLHKLKDVFQNEQGWVPVYYLFDSEGKLKSRAAGEFGVGVLTGALEKMFPSAREAGA, from the coding sequence ATGCCAATGAGAATCGGAGACGCGCTGCCGAATTTTGAGGGCGCGACGGATTGGATCGGCGGAACGCAAAGCGATGCCGAAATTCTTGTGAACGGACAGCCGACGCTGGTTTACTTCTGGGCGACGAGCTGCGGCATCTGCAAGGAAAATATGCCGAAGCTCAAAGAATTGAAAGCCAAGTACGCGGACAATGGCCTGCGCGCCGTCGCGATCCATATGCCGCGTTACGAAGCCGACACGAATTTGGAAACCGTAAAATCAACGATCGCCGAACATTCGATCGACGATATCTGCGCGGTCGATAATCTGCACAAGTTGAAGGATGTTTTCCAGAACGAGCAAGGGTGGGTTCCGGTCTATTATCTCTTCGACTCCGAAGGAAAACTCAAGTCCCGCGCCGCGGGCGAGTTCGGAGTCGGAGTGCTGACCGGTGCGCTTGAGAAGATGTTCCCAAGCGCGCGGGAAGCCGGAGCTTAG
- a CDS encoding phage portal protein, which yields MQQVSEKLISLGEGVTQKQVDDFKYQINQVKDKLAVLGGTKDPRVLNLSGTADELKILDGCEWFVRQVAAVFNMSTAKLKLAVDTSRANTESMMNDDLESLEGDLVRIIEAENAAFLDRYSYLGEVNIEFSYPIMHRKDEKQQALIAKQQTGNQPWASINEARTRTGEKPLDTNKFPFADEPIINTKDGPLPMSIWQTRVSAEDNQPDQTSVASD from the coding sequence TTGCAGCAGGTAAGCGAAAAACTCATCTCGCTCGGCGAAGGCGTGACGCAGAAACAGGTCGACGACTTCAAATATCAGATCAATCAGGTCAAGGACAAACTCGCCGTGCTCGGCGGAACCAAGGATCCGCGCGTTCTCAATCTTTCGGGCACGGCGGACGAACTGAAGATCCTTGACGGATGCGAGTGGTTTGTCCGGCAGGTCGCGGCCGTCTTCAATATGTCGACCGCGAAACTGAAACTGGCGGTCGACACCTCGCGCGCGAATACCGAGTCGATGATGAACGACGATCTTGAGTCGCTCGAAGGAGACCTTGTTCGGATCATCGAAGCCGAGAACGCGGCGTTTCTCGATCGCTATTCGTATCTCGGCGAAGTCAATATCGAGTTCTCGTACCCGATCATGCACCGCAAGGACGAAAAGCAGCAGGCGCTGATCGCCAAGCAGCAGACCGGAAACCAACCCTGGGCGTCGATCAACGAAGCCCGTACCCGCACGGGAGAGAAACCGCTCGACACAAACAAGTTCCCGTTCGCCGACGAACCTATCATCAACACGAAGGACGGTCCGCTTCCGATGAGCATCTGGCAAACCCGCGTTTCAGCCGAAGACAATCAGCCGGACCAAACATCCGTCGCATCCGACTGA